Sequence from the Salinicoccus sp. Bachu38 genome:
GTGAAGGCGCGTGTCATCTCGCATGCCCTCAGGGATATCCTTCTAGAAGGGGACAATGTGCTCATCATGGGTCACAAGCATCCGGATATGGATTCATTGGGCTCGGCCATCGGTGTCGCCAAAATTGCTTCGATGAATGGTATCGAGGCGCATATCGTACTGAATGATGAGGATATAGATGAAACATTGCAGCGTATGATGAAGGAGCTGCAGGAACGCGAAGATCTGATGGAGATGTTTGTGACTTCAGAAGAGGCCTGGGAGAAGATGAATCCAAGAACGACCGTCGTCGTTGTGGATACCCACCGCCCGAGCATGGTGCTCGACGAAGTGATTCTGAACAAGGCGACGCGGAAAGTCATCATCGACCACCACAGACGCTCCGATGACTTCATCTCCAATCCCCTGCTCGTCTATATGGAGCCATATGCTTCCAGCGCAAGTGAACTTGTGGCTGAGCTGCTTGAATACCAGAACAAGGAGAAGAAGCTCTCCCGCCTGGAAGCGACGATCATGCTTACGGGAATCATCGTGGATACGCGGAACTATACGCTCCGTACAGGGTCGCGGACATTCGATGCTGCAAGCTTCCTGAGAAGCAACGGGGCCGATCCGGTCCTCGCCCAGACATTCCTGAAGGATGATATCGATACGTACATCGCAAGAAGCGACCTGATCAAATCGGCTGAAATCATGGATAATGGCATTGCCATCGTCAAGGCTGACCAATCCATGACATATCACCCGGTCACCGTCGCCCAGGCGGCCGACCAGCTGCTGCAGATTGAAGGTGTCCAGGCCTCCTTCGTAATGGCCACAAGGGAAGATGAATCCATCGGCATCTCCGCGCGCTCATTTGGCGAGATGAATGTACAGCTAGTGATGGAAGCCCTCGGCGGGGGCGGTCACCTGTCCAATGCAGCGACGCGTGTAACCGACAAGACAATGGACGAACTCTACGATGAGCTCGTCGAAGTGATAGATGAAATACTTTATAACAGGAGTGAAGCGGAATGAAAGTGATTTTTCTGAATGACGTCAAGAATAAAGGCAAAAAAGGCGAAGTGAAAGAAGTCGCTACAGGATATGCACAGAACTTCCTGCTCAAGAAGGGGCTGGCTGAGGAAGCGACGCCGGCAAACCTGAAGAAACTGAAAGAACAGCAGGATAGAGAAGCGGAAAAGGCCCAGCAGGAGCTGGAAGAGGCGAAGGTGCTTAAAGAGGAGCTGGAACAGAAGGAAGTCGAAATCAAGACGAAATCCGGCGAGGATGGCCGCCTGTTCGGTTCCATCAGTTCAAAGCAGGTAGCGGAAGCCTACGATAAGCAGCATGGCATCAAGCTGGATAAAAGAAAGATCGACATGTCCCAGCCATTGAAGAGCCTTGGATACCATAAGATGAATGTGAAAATTCATCCGGAAGTCCATGCAGAAATCAAGGTGCATGTTGTTGAGCAATAGAAATCCAGGGAGGGATTGATTTTGGATATACATCAGCAGATGCCGCACAATATGGAAGCGGAGCAGTCTGTCCTTGGTGCCATTCTGATCAATCCCGAAATTTTCATTTCCACAGCAGAAACGCTGGAGCCGGAAGATTTCTACCGTTCAGAACACCAGCACATCTACCGGGCAATGGGGATCTTGAGTGAAAACCATCAGAACATTGATGTGGTCACACTGATCAATCAGCTGAAGAGCATGGAAGTGCTCAATTCAGTCGGTGGTCCGAGATATCTGGCGGAACTCTCCAATGTTGTGCCGACGAGCCGCAACGTCGGTTTCTATGTGGATATCGTGGCGAGATACGCCCTCAAAAGGAAGCTGATCCAGACGGCTGAAGAGATTGCGAATGAAGGGTTTTCCGAGGAGGCGGATATCGAAGATCTCCTGACGGAGGCAGAATCAAGAATCATGTCCATCTCCGAAAACCGGCGCAACGAAGGCTTCAAATCGATGAAATCCGTTGTGCATGAAGTGTATGAGCAGGTCGAGGCACGGGCCGGGCAGACGGATACGACGACCGGAATCCCGACAGGCTACCGTGACCTTGATTTCATGACATCGGGCTTCAACCGGAATGACCTCATCATACTGGCCGCCCGTCCTTCCATGGGTAAGACGGCCTTTGCCCTGAATATTGCGGGACACGTCGGTACCTCTGCTGAAAAGCATACCGTAGCAATCTTCTCGCTGGAGATGGGGGCCGATCAGCTGGTCTCCCGTATGATTTCAAGCCAGGGAATGATCGACGCGACGAAACTGCGTCAGGGGAATCTCAATCATGACGACTGGGATAACTTCACGACCGCCATCGGGAGTCTGGCAGAATCGAAGATATTCATCGATGATGCGCCGGGCATCCGGGTCAACGATATCCGTTCCAAATGCATGCGTCTGAAGCAGGAGCATGGGCTTGATATGGTGATCATCGACTACCTCCAGCTGATCCAGGGGTCGAGCAATAAGAGAAGTGACAACCGTCAGCAGGAAGTTTCCGAAATCTCACGTATGCTCAAAGCACTGGCACGCGAGATGGAATGTCCAGTCATCGCCCTGAGTCAGCTTTCAAGAAGTGTGGAAACACGCCAGGACAAGCGTCCGATGATGAGCGACCTGCGGGAATCCGGATCGATCGAGCAGGATGCCGACATCGTCGCCTTCCTCTACCGCGAGGACTACTATGTCCGGGGAGATGGCGAAGAGGACGCAGAAGGCGCCCAGAGGGAGCAGGATGAGATAGAAATCATCCTGGCCAAGCACAGGAATGGGCCGACGGGAACTGTAAAACTGATATTCAACAAATCCTACAGCAGTTTCTTCGATCAGGATAACAGGGGATATGATGACGGTTATATCCCACCGAATTAAATTTACGAATGTTTTTATATGACCATTATAAAAACGTTCGTATTTTTATTGCATTCATGCATTCTTATTGATAGAATGATTACGGTATTTCAATGAAAAAATTGGGGGCAAACATATGTCTGGAACAGTAGTAGTCGGAACGCAATGGGGCGACGAAGGAAAAGGTAAAATCACAGACTTCCTGTCAGAAGACGCGGATATCATCGCGCGCTTCTCCGGAGGAAACAATGCAGGCCACACCATCCAGTTCGGTGGCGAAACATACAAGCTGCATCTCGTACCTTCAGGTATATTCTATGATGATAAGATTTCATTGATCGGCAATGGTGTGGTCATCGACCCGCTTTCCATCATCAAGGAACTTGATGGGCTAATCGAACGTGGCATATCCGTGGACAACCTGAGAATTTCAAACCGTGCACAGGTCATCCTCCCCTACCACCTCCTGCAGGATGAATTGGAAGAGGAAGCCCGTGGGGACAACAAGATCGGTACGACGAAACGCGGCATCGGCCCATGCTACGTGGACAAGGTGCAACGGATCGGCATCCGCATGGCGGATCTGATAGATGAACCGGTGTTCAGAAAAAGGCTTGAAGAGAATCTCGAAATCAAGAACCATATGTTCAAAGCGCTGTATGGCCGCGAAGGGTTCACTTTCGATGAAATCTTCGAATCCTACCAGAAAGCGGCCGAGCGTCTGGCACCTTACGTGACGGACACGGCAAAAGTGCTTGATGATGCATTCCAGGCCAATCAGAAAGTGCTTTTTGAAGGAGCCCAGGGAGTCATGCTCGATATCGACCACGGTACATACCCGTTCGTCACGTCCAGCAACCCGGTTGCCGGCAACGTCACAGTCGGCTGCGGCGTCGGTCCGACATCCGTCAAAAGCATTGTCGGAGTATGCAAGGCCTATACTTCAAGAGTCGGTGATGGTCCATTCCCGACAGAATTGTTCGACGACAGCGGCGATCATATCAGGGAAGTCGGACGTGAATACGGAACGACAACCGGCCGTGCACGCCGTGTAGGCTGGTTCGACAGCGTTGTCGTCCGCCACTCGAGACGCGTAAGCGGCATCACCGACCTCTCACTCAACTCCATCGACGTATTGAGTGGACTTGATACGGTCAAGATCTGTACAGCCTATGAGATAGACGGGAAAGAGATCACCGAATATCCGGCAACATTGGATGCACTCGAGCGTGCCAAGCCGATCTTCAAGGAAATGCCCGGATGGCAGGAAGACATCACAGACGTGAAACGCATGGAAGACCTTCCGGACAATGCGAGAAACTACCTTGAAGAGATCGAACGGCTGACAGGTGTCAGTGTTTCCATCTTTTCGGTAGGACCTGACCGGAATCAGACGAATCTCCTGAAAGATTTCTGGAACTAGCAAATATCCTGTGGCGATCCGCCACAGGATATTTATTTTGATTAAAATTAAAATTTCAGTTGAAAATGAAATTTATATCATGCTATAATAACCTTTGTGTTCAGAGTCACCATCCAATGCGGCCCGTTGGTCAAGTGGTTAAGACACCGCCCTTTCACGGCGGTAACACGGGTTCGAATCCCGTACGGGTCACTTACTAATATCATCACCATGGTCCCGTGGTGTAGCGGTTAACATGCCTGCCTGTCACGCAGGAGATCGCGGGTTCGATTCCCGTCGGGACCGTACTTCGAGAGCTGTCAGCATACTATGCTGGGGGCTTTTTTGTTATGGTGGAATGGAAATAAGAATGGAAAAGTGATACATTTATAATGGATATGAGTATGGAAATAGGCACCTAAGGAAAGTGAGGGAATGAAATGCCCAAGAAGATTGTCGTAGTGGATGACGAGAGACCCATCGCGGATATACTGGAATTCAACCTCGAGAAGG
This genomic interval carries:
- the rplI gene encoding 50S ribosomal protein L9, whose product is MKVIFLNDVKNKGKKGEVKEVATGYAQNFLLKKGLAEEATPANLKKLKEQQDREAEKAQQELEEAKVLKEELEQKEVEIKTKSGEDGRLFGSISSKQVAEAYDKQHGIKLDKRKIDMSQPLKSLGYHKMNVKIHPEVHAEIKVHVVEQ
- the dnaB gene encoding replicative DNA helicase, producing the protein MPHNMEAEQSVLGAILINPEIFISTAETLEPEDFYRSEHQHIYRAMGILSENHQNIDVVTLINQLKSMEVLNSVGGPRYLAELSNVVPTSRNVGFYVDIVARYALKRKLIQTAEEIANEGFSEEADIEDLLTEAESRIMSISENRRNEGFKSMKSVVHEVYEQVEARAGQTDTTTGIPTGYRDLDFMTSGFNRNDLIILAARPSMGKTAFALNIAGHVGTSAEKHTVAIFSLEMGADQLVSRMISSQGMIDATKLRQGNLNHDDWDNFTTAIGSLAESKIFIDDAPGIRVNDIRSKCMRLKQEHGLDMVIIDYLQLIQGSSNKRSDNRQQEVSEISRMLKALAREMECPVIALSQLSRSVETRQDKRPMMSDLRESGSIEQDADIVAFLYREDYYVRGDGEEDAEGAQREQDEIEIILAKHRNGPTGTVKLIFNKSYSSFFDQDNRGYDDGYIPPN
- a CDS encoding DHH family phosphoesterase — translated: MYNVLDKKMVFIPFAIAAFHILVMNIFVLTNHFRIGLLFLIVSTILMTLLFMYLYRSFVINENRFRQMVVDIAGSKQYAIDELPMGLIILNDDDEIEWMNDYMCKEISKENMSAPINRLFPNIMTTLKANNISTTESTYNDKYYKIYWDEKHQALHLIDITSQRNRETELEDKQPVLGILFLDNYDEVTQNMSEALKSELNNSITNTINEWANRHHIYIRRFSQDRFIVLLNSKSLKDIESTRFNLLDEVRDRSQELGAQITLSIGIGEGSDDYIEVGELAQSSLDLALGRGGDQVAIKAMNGNARFYGGKTDPMEKRTRVKARVISHALRDILLEGDNVLIMGHKHPDMDSLGSAIGVAKIASMNGIEAHIVLNDEDIDETLQRMMKELQEREDLMEMFVTSEEAWEKMNPRTTVVVVDTHRPSMVLDEVILNKATRKVIIDHHRRSDDFISNPLLVYMEPYASSASELVAELLEYQNKEKKLSRLEATIMLTGIIVDTRNYTLRTGSRTFDAASFLRSNGADPVLAQTFLKDDIDTYIARSDLIKSAEIMDNGIAIVKADQSMTYHPVTVAQAADQLLQIEGVQASFVMATREDESIGISARSFGEMNVQLVMEALGGGGHLSNAATRVTDKTMDELYDELVEVIDEILYNRSEAE
- a CDS encoding adenylosuccinate synthase → MSGTVVVGTQWGDEGKGKITDFLSEDADIIARFSGGNNAGHTIQFGGETYKLHLVPSGIFYDDKISLIGNGVVIDPLSIIKELDGLIERGISVDNLRISNRAQVILPYHLLQDELEEEARGDNKIGTTKRGIGPCYVDKVQRIGIRMADLIDEPVFRKRLEENLEIKNHMFKALYGREGFTFDEIFESYQKAAERLAPYVTDTAKVLDDAFQANQKVLFEGAQGVMLDIDHGTYPFVTSSNPVAGNVTVGCGVGPTSVKSIVGVCKAYTSRVGDGPFPTELFDDSGDHIREVGREYGTTTGRARRVGWFDSVVVRHSRRVSGITDLSLNSIDVLSGLDTVKICTAYEIDGKEITEYPATLDALERAKPIFKEMPGWQEDITDVKRMEDLPDNARNYLEEIERLTGVSVSIFSVGPDRNQTNLLKDFWN